The region GAGCAGTATCTCAGGTTTGATGGTATCAATAATATCCCGGATATCCTGTGCGATGGCATGGTATTTGTTGTTGGACAATGTGCCGTCTTTGTAATCCAGAAAGTAGACTTCCTCGACCCCAAGGGTATCTGCAGAACGCCTGAGTTCCTGCTCTCTCAAATCTCCGATATTTACATGGTCATCACCTGAGTGATTTTCGCCGGCATCACCGCGGGTCGCGCAGATGATATATACGTCATGTGTTTTGGTATATATTGCAAGCGTCCCGGCCGGACCGAATGCTTCATCGTCGGGATGAGCGAAAATTGCAACGAGCGAAGGTTTATTCATATGTGAATTATACTGCAATCATCTGAAAATATTAACGCTATGGGCTTATTACTTGATATAATAGTGTGTATTGGAAATAAATATCAATAATCATGACATCGGACGAAAAAATTATATCTATACTGTCAGAGATTCGTGATTTGCAATCACAGCAAGTGAATGCACATGCTGAGTTCCTGAAAAAGACGGAAGAAAAATATGATGCGTATTTGGGGAAATCACGGGAACAGTATTCGGGATATCTGAAAAAAGTCAGAAATCTCCTGGTAGGATTCGTCGTTGTCGTTATTTTGTTGCTTTTTATATTTCCGGTAGTATTATCTTTTATGGAGTGATCTTCGGGGTGTAGTTCAGATGGCTAGAACGTCCGGCTGGGGGCCGGGAGGTCGCAGGTTCAAGTCCTGTCACCCCGACAATCAGAGACGGAAGGTAAAATAACCAGCTTTTCAAAGTCAGGATTTAGTTGATAATTCAGTACTTTTTTGTCCTTTGCAGTGAAGTTCAAAAAGATAGTTCTGATGATATTGTCTATGAGTAGCTGGTTATCACTGTTTTTGGCGATAAGACCAATCCTTTTGAACAAGTTCAAAAAGTTTTCGTAAGACATCAATCTAGATTCGATATTATGCTCAATTTGGGTTAGTTGTCCTTGAATCTCTATAACTTTTGTATCTAATTTGGCACGTTCGTCTCTTAGCGTGTCGAGTTCTGCATTGAGTTCATCAATCGTTTTACCTTTGGCGTTACCCAGAGCAGTACGCTTGAACGCCATCAGTTGTTCATTTTCGGTTACTTGTCGCTTGGCATTAGCTAAGGCTCTAGACTAGCAGAGTAGTGCTAAACTAGAGGTATGGTTTGTAACAATAGGCCGATATCAAAATACAAGAGAAAAAAGATACTATGGTGTTTTGCACACGATCTGAGTGCTACACAGACCTCTGGTATTTTGGGTCTCAACCGCAATACAGTCAACAAATATTACAATAATATTCGTCAACTCATATATCATCACCAAGTGCACCAGATGCAACGATATGTTGGTGGTGAGATAGAAATTGATGAATCATACTTTGGACCTCGAAGGATGAGAGGCAAGTCAAGTAAAAGAGGTCGTGGGACGTCATTTAAGCAGGTAGTATTTGGGATATATGAGCGTCAAGGACGTGTATTTACTCGTATCATTCCAAACTGTAAAAGAAGAACGCTACATGCTGTTATGAAGGGAAAGATTGACTTGAACAGTACTGTATATTCAGATTCGTGGAGCGGATACAACGGACTTGTTGATGTCGGGTATGACAAACATTTGAGAATCAATCACAAGAAAAATGAGTTCTCAAATACAAAAGGGGTCCATATCAATGGCATAGAGTCATTCTGGTCCTTTTGTAAAAGACGTCTCGTTAAGTTCAATGGTGTAAAGAAAAACTTTCCATTACACTTGAAAGAGTGTGAATGGAGATGGAGCAAATCCCCATCGATCCTTTACAATGAACTATTACAAATTGTTAATGTGCTAGTCTAGAGCCTTACAAATTGTTAATGTGCTAGTCTAGAGCCTAGCTAATTGTTGTTTTATGTCTTTACGGATAATTTCCAGAGCTGGTTTAGCAGACTTGACATATTCTTCATAGGCCTCTGGCTTGACCTCTAAACCATCGCCAAGCAACTCATAAACAAACTGATGCAGGGTTCTACCCTTGATAACTCTGGGGAAGTCGTTTCCTTTGTTTGCAGTGGGACAGTCAACACTGGTACATCGTAGTTCATAGTAGCGATAGCCACTCTTTCCACCGCTTTTAGGCTTTCCAGGGGACATAAAGTTGCCACAGTGATAACACTTGACCATTTTACGGAATAAAACAGTTTTGGCTTGTGGGTTTTTGAATCCCACACCCTTACCAAGTGCCAATTGAATAGTGTTGTATTCAAGAGGTGTTAGCATTGGAGTAAACAAGTGGTCTGTTTCTCCCATTTTTATTATCTGTTCACCAAAAACATAGACCCCAGCATAAAAGGTATCATTACAGATACGTGACAGCTTTTGTTTAGTCATTTTGCAAGGTTTTCCTTGATACTGAAAGCCTTTTTCATTGATATGCTTGCTGGCTTTTATCAGTGAAATGCCATCAGCAACCAGTTGTAACCCTTCCTTGAGAATCGCAAAATTGTTACCATCTGGACGGTAGTACCTACCTTCTAATTTGTAGCCATACTTGGCTTTATTGGTTGGCGATTTACCCTCTTTCGCAATCTTGTTTGTGCCTCTAGTTGATGCCTCAGATAAGTTATCACTGTACTGCTTTGCCATTATGAAGTGAAAACCTAGCGTCATTTTGCCACTAGAATCTGGAATAAAGCGGTATTCGTGAAACTTGAGTTCACGAAGTAAACCTTTATCAATTAGGTCAATAATCATCCCACCCTCAAGCATATTCCTCGCAAGGCGATTTGGATGCCAAGATACAATCGAGTTCCATTTACCTTCCTTGATACCTTGAATCATTTCATCAAACTTGGGTCGTTTACCAG is a window of Candidatus Roizmanbacteria bacterium DNA encoding:
- a CDS encoding PIG-L family deacetylase — translated: MNKPSLVAIFAHPDDEAFGPAGTLAIYTKTHDVYIICATRGDAGENHSGDDHVNIGDLREQELRRSADTLGVEEVYFLDYKDGTLSNNKYHAIAQDIRDIIDTIKPEILLTYENRGVSGHLDHVAMSLITHYVFHKVDYTKKLLSYTILKDQTDQLRDYFIYVPHGYNRDDIDLIVDISPVWELKRKALYEHKSQMKDISRMIGTMEEGPKEEYFLVEEK
- a CDS encoding IS1595 family transposase; this encodes MVCNNRPISKYKRKKILWCFAHDLSATQTSGILGLNRNTVNKYYNNIRQLIYHHQVHQMQRYVGGEIEIDESYFGPRRMRGKSSKRGRGTSFKQVVFGIYERQGRVFTRIIPNCKRRTLHAVMKGKIDLNSTVYSDSWSGYNGLVDVGYDKHLRINHKKNEFSNTKGVHINGIESFWSFCKRRLVKFNGVKKNFPLHLKECEWRWSKSPSILYNELLQIVNVLV
- a CDS encoding recombinase family protein, translating into MPEEDKHLKLVLEHAQNKVNSYLKTHGKYVDEKEAVYVIYARRSTKDNERQERSIPDQIEDCQAILEDLEGRPKPVKIFKEKESAKISGKRPKFDEMIQGIKEGKWNSIVSWHPNRLARNMLEGGMIIDLIDKGLLRELKFHEYRFIPDSSGKMTLGFHFIMAKQYSDNLSEASTRGTNKIAKEGKSPTNKAKYGYKLEGRYYRPDGNNFAILKEGLQLVADGISLIKASKHINEKGFQYQGKPCKMTKQKLSRICNDTFYAGVYVFGEQIIKMGETDHLFTPMLTPLEYNTIQLALGKGVGFKNPQAKTVLFRKMVKCYHCGNFMSPGKPKSGGKSGYRYYELRCTSVDCPTANKGNDFPRVIKGRTLHQFVYELLGDGLEVKPEAYEEYVKSAKPALEIIRKDIKQQLARL